Sequence from the Candidatus Poribacteria bacterium genome:
TGTTCCGTCCCCACTTACCGAGAAGTTGCGTATCGGCTTGTTTCGCTGCTATTTGCGCGGCAACCGAATCAGGGTCCCAACCGTCCAATACTTTTTGTGTCAAATGTGCCAAAATGTCTCGGCATGCCGGATCGTTCGTTCGGTCTTGCAATTCGTTTGGATCGTCGTTCAAATTGAAAAGTTGTGGCGGTTGCCCGTGATAGTAATTCACTTTCCATTCACCCTCCCGGACCATGCGATGATAGCACCCGTCGTTGGTACAATATTCAGAGAAGGCGATATCCTCCCAGTGTCTATCATCACCGCGGAGAAGTGGTAAGGTGCTGCGGCCGCGGGAATATGGTAAGGCTGGTGCACCGAGTGCATCAAGCATCGTCGCGTTCAAATCAAGCGAACTGACAACCCGATTGCAACGGACACCTTCCGGTAAAGCACCGCGCCACGATAAAATCGTCGGGACTTTCACGGAATGTTCATAAAACGTCTGTTTCCACCAGAGTCCGTGTTCACCGACCTGTTCGCCGTGATCTGAGCTATAAAGAATTAGGGTGTCTTCATCTAACCCATTTTCTCGGAGTGCTGTCAAGATCTGCCCAATCATCACGTCCATTCGGGTTACCAACGCCCAATACGCCGTGCGTGCGCGAAGAATCTCAGCATCCGAAACTTCAACAATACCACACTTTTCACGCCACCACCGAAAGTAGGGATGTAACGCCTCTGAGAAAGGTTCAGGATTTTCGGGCATCGTCATCTGCGCTTCATACAGCCGATAATCCTCTTGACGGGCAACGAAAGGTTGATGCGGCAGCATGAACCCAACAGAAATCGAAAATGGAGCGTCTAAAAGACCTGCACGTTTTTGGACACCGAGGCGATTGAGGTAATCAACTGTCGCAGCAGTCACATCCTCATCGTGCACCTGATAGGCACTCTGCCCTGCCCCGGATTTTTCGAGACTTACGCGAGCCGGGCCTGCTGTGCCGGAGAGTTCGCCGTGATCGACACCACCTCCACCATGATAATTCGGACCGTGATCCCCGACGAGGCGTTCAGCATATCCGTGCAGTTGATCGGGTCCGAGTGCATGCATTCGTCCGATAAGCACAGGGTTATAGCCCGCCGCTCCCATCGCATGGGCAAAAGTAGGAATACTGGAATCGAGGATATGGCTGTTAGTCCAGACCGCGTTCTCATGCGGGTAGCGTCCACTCAACATTGACATCCGGGATGGCACACAGATCGGAGACGGGCAGTAGACGTTTTCAAACACCACCCCTTCGGCGGCGAGGCTATCAAGATGAGGGGTCTGCACCAACGGGTCGCCGTAACAACCGGTTACATAAGGGTCATGCTGGTCGGAATGGATATAGAGCAGATTGGGACCGTGAGGACGCATTTAAAATCCCTCGTGAACTTCATCGAATTTCTTTCATTATATACACACACGGGTTTTTGTCAAGAGAAGTCAGTGATCGTTTATTGACACTGAATAGGTTTTATCATAAAATAGAGCGAAATTTCAATACGTCTTTGACGAATTCACTTCATCTCACCAAAAGGGAGCAAGTACAATGGCATTTTTGAGACATATCGCGCTGCGGACGAAGGATATGGAAACCTCGCGTCGTTTTTATGAAACCATCGGTTTTGCGTTTGTTGGGTATCGGGGACGCAGTGGATTAGATCTCTCGGACGGCACGCTGAACATGACGATTCTTCAGTACAACGGCACGGAACGTCCACCGTTTGAGGAAGGGACAGAGTTTATCCATTTCGGTATCATTGTTGAAGATTTAGCGAAAATCTACAACACCCTTCGAGATGGCGGTTTTGAGTTAATCATGGATAATGTGAAAAAAGGGGATGACATCGACGATAACAAACCGCCGGAACGCTCTTTTAAGGTTGCCGATCCTGATGGAAATGTCGTCGATATTACAGGCGCGAAGGATGAATGGCGTGGCGTGACAGTCTAAGAAGAGATCGCCTCTATAGTGAAATCGAACTTCAAAACGTAGCAAACGCTAACAAGCACATAGACTCTGTTTGTATTGGGAAGGACAATGGCATTTCAATTTCAAGATTCTATGGTCAATGAATACCTCTCGGAGGGGTATCTTATCCTTCGAGGGATCGTTCCACCATCGTTGCTCAGTGATCTGCGCCAAGAGGCAGAAAAAGCCCGAGATCTGGCACACAAACTCAATGGGCCACAGACCCAACGGATTCAACCGTTATCCAATTACGGCGATGAACTGGACCTGAAACCCTTCTACGACTACACGGAGTTACCCGAACTCCGAGACGCTATCGAAAAATTGCTCGGTCCTGATTATACGCACGGACACGTTGACATCATGGGACTCCTCGTTGAGCCGCTCGAATATCCGTGGCATATCGGTTGGCACCGGGACGGCGTTGTCGAGGTCCCTCTCGAAGCACGTGATGAGATTGTCAACGCAAAGTTAGCGGAAGTCTGGTACGACCTGCGTCACTTCAATCAGGTCAACTGTGCGATTTACGCGGATTCCTGTACGTGGTTCGTTCCGGGTAGCCATCTACGCCAATGGGATTTGCCCGGCGAAGAACAATCAACAAAGGATCCGAAGCTGCGAAAACCCGCTGAAGGTCAATCCAGCGCTGAAGCCGAGCGATACTGTTTAGAGCACTGTCGGCAGTTTCCGGGTGCGGTTCAAGTGCATCTGGGACCGGGAGACTTCATGGTGTATCGGAATCTCGCTTGGCACACAGGAAACTACATTACCTATCAACCCCGCGCAACGATTCACGATGTCGTCCGCTACGAAGGACAGAAAGACTGGACCGACTGGCAACAAACAAAATTAGATGCCGTCAAACGGATGAAGGAAAAGCAATCAGAAGTACATGTGTAATATGGGTTTCAAGCCGTGTCTGCTGCAGCCCTTCTACAGTCGATCAACTGTATAAGCATCTAACAACGCTTCGTCCAAATCTACACCGAAACCGGGTGCATCGTTGAGGGTGAAAAATCCATCGTGCGGCACAGGTCGCAAGCGGCGATACAATTCGTTCTCAACGCCGTCTCTGGAAGGACCGAAGGTCTCTGCCATACATGGCATTGGAAGACAGGCAGTGAGATGCAAGCCCCAGGGTGTCCCTGCTTGGTGGAGCCATGTCGGAATGTCCAGCTCAGCGGCTTCACGGGCGATGCGTAAACATTCCGTGAAACCACCCGCCCAACTGATGTCCGGTTGAATCATATCTGCCGCTTTCCAACGCAGCAACTCCCGAAATCCGTATCGTGTGAACTCATGTTCACCGGAGACAACCCAAGCCGGTTGAATTTCACGGACCAATTGCGCCATGCCTGCATAGTCGTCAAGCGGAATGGGTTCTTCAATCCATTTGAGGCGAGCACCGACAGCAGCATCAGCGAAACGGAACGTGTAGTCCACATCCCAACGGAGATAGATGTCTGCCATCAATTCTGTTTCCGTTCCGACTGCGTCTCGTGCCTCGTGTATCAGTTCGACATTTTCCGTAAATCCATCTTCACCTTCAGCGAGTCCATTACGGATCGGTAGCTTGCAAGCAGTAAACCCGTTCTCTGCGTAATAGCCAACATCGGCACCGGTGGCATAGGCGGGCATTTTGAGGGACGGCGTATCCGTAATAAGACCATAGACAGGCGCGTCTACGATCTTTCCACATAAATCAACAAGCGCGAGTTCTATGCCACTCAAGACATAAATAACCAAACCGCGTCGTCCATAAATTGAAGTGATATGATACAGACGTTCCCAAATCTCCTCAACATCAAGCGGATCGCGTCCGACGACGAAGTTCTGAAGGTGTTTCTCAATAATTAGCGCGCCAGCAAGTCCCCCGCCGCCAAGACCGTATCCTTTCAAACCCTTATCAGTGGTAATTTCTACGATTAACGCGCCTGCCTGTGCCGCAAAGGGACCGCGCCAATCGACATGTACTGCCTGAGTCGTCGGTTCCTGCCACTGTCCCTTGGCAAACCCTAAACTGGGCATGGCACGAGGATTCAGATTGACATGCCACGTCCGAATCCCAACAACAGTATGTCGGGTTTTCGCACACGCTTTCCATGTAGTTGCAAGATCGGATGGATTAGATGCCATAATGCCCTCCTTTAGAAACCCTACTCAATCATAAGCCTTCGACACACCGAGTAAAATCCGGCATTACCAAAGGCTTCGTTCACAGAAGACTCCCAAATCTGCGTAATCCGTGTAAGCCGAGATTCAGACGAAATTAACACCTATGGCACAGTTTTCAAGCGCACCTATAGGTCACGACGGCAACGCAAAATAACCGATGCCTGTGAAAAACCCAACTATCATCCACAACCCTACCATCACGTATTCACCGAAAATCAAACCGAAGGCGACAGGTCGAATCTTCCTATACGTTGAGGCACCGCCAAACTTGAGTGCCATATACTTAATGAACCATCCAATCAAAATTGACGACCAGAGGTGAAACGGTGGGTAGGTTGCCCCCAACAGATAGCCGATCGGATGTAGGGACCACCAGACAAAATTCTGCCGCATCCAGAGCATAAAGCCTGTAAATCCGGCACCAGCAATCATACTGTACACCTCGTCCCACTTCGTCTCGATAGGGAATTGGATGAGACTGCTCATTCGTTGAAAATAGTTCCGCGGCGCAACCACGAAAGACCAACTCTGTAAAAACAGGGCACCTTTGTCATAAATCAGTGTCAACGAAGCGTAAACAGAAACAAGGAGTGCTACAACAATTGAAACCCACAAAATCGGCATAACACGGCGACGGACGAGTTTTACTTCATCTGCCGCCTTGAAACTGTGCAGAAAGTTCGGCATCATGAATTCGCCCCAATCGCGCAGGAAAGTCCGTTGGAAACTCAGGATCGCAAGACTCTTATGCCCTAATGCGTTGGAACCCAAAGTAATATCAATGTATTCCGAAGGGAAAAATGGAGCCTGCACCAGCAACAGACCCCCGTTGACTACCATCCAAGACAAAACGATTGATGTGATAAAGATAGAGAGCAGCGTC
This genomic interval carries:
- a CDS encoding sulfatase-like hydrolase/transferase is translated as MRPHGPNLLYIHSDQHDPYVTGCYGDPLVQTPHLDSLAAEGVVFENVYCPSPICVPSRMSMLSGRYPHENAVWTNSHILDSSIPTFAHAMGAAGYNPVLIGRMHALGPDQLHGYAERLVGDHGPNYHGGGGVDHGELSGTAGPARVSLEKSGAGQSAYQVHDEDVTAATVDYLNRLGVQKRAGLLDAPFSISVGFMLPHQPFVARQEDYRLYEAQMTMPENPEPFSEALHPYFRWWREKCGIVEVSDAEILRARTAYWALVTRMDVMIGQILTALRENGLDEDTLILYSSDHGEQVGEHGLWWKQTFYEHSVKVPTILSWRGALPEGVRCNRVVSSLDLNATMLDALGAPALPYSRGRSTLPLLRGDDRHWEDIAFSEYCTNDGCYHRMVREGEWKVNYYHGQPPQLFNLNDDPNELQDRTNDPACRDILAHLTQKVLDGWDPDSVAAQIAAKQADTQLLGKWGRNIQPADQYRWNLLPEMDYLKK
- a CDS encoding VOC family protein; the protein is MAFLRHIALRTKDMETSRRFYETIGFAFVGYRGRSGLDLSDGTLNMTILQYNGTERPPFEEGTEFIHFGIIVEDLAKIYNTLRDGGFELIMDNVKKGDDIDDNKPPERSFKVADPDGNVVDITGAKDEWRGVTV
- a CDS encoding phytanoyl-CoA dioxygenase family protein, yielding MAFQFQDSMVNEYLSEGYLILRGIVPPSLLSDLRQEAEKARDLAHKLNGPQTQRIQPLSNYGDELDLKPFYDYTELPELRDAIEKLLGPDYTHGHVDIMGLLVEPLEYPWHIGWHRDGVVEVPLEARDEIVNAKLAEVWYDLRHFNQVNCAIYADSCTWFVPGSHLRQWDLPGEEQSTKDPKLRKPAEGQSSAEAERYCLEHCRQFPGAVQVHLGPGDFMVYRNLAWHTGNYITYQPRATIHDVVRYEGQKDWTDWQQTKLDAVKRMKEKQSEVHV